In Leuconostocaceae bacterium ESL0723, the following proteins share a genomic window:
- the pheT gene encoding phenylalanine--tRNA ligase subunit beta, with translation MKVNMTWLNTYLDNQLDLAGEAAQGLAETIERNSVEVDSVSTLAGQQDGLVVAKVESTQGHPDSDHLTIAQLDIGNGQKVQIVTGAPNIATGQLVILAQVGAHIIDRESGDLVEIKAVNLRGQQSAGMVVALQEIGFTNQIAPKDFEAGIYVFDPKSGVQPGDDALEKLGMYEPVIDTDLTPNRADLLSMVGSAYELGAILDFKTTLPSFTLTEQDDVQATDLVGAQIDEDDLLSDYGLRVVTDVQVGDSPLWLQRRLWNAGIRPINNVVDMTNYLMLLYGQPLHAYDLDKLPDQKLTVRLAKEGEKLTTLDQENRDLRPGQDIVIASAGQPLMLAGVMGGTAAEVDGNTQRIVIESARFNPSLIRATARRHNLHSQAASRFERGINPDQIFTVLDHAASLAAELGQGQVAAGQVIGAKTPYQAPEISITTQRINQILGTDLATKTVANIFDRLNLPYQLDQDQFFVKVPGRRTDLRIPADLIEEVARLNGYDNLPATLLTGETTPGQLTHRQRQIRASRHIMESLGLNQAISYALTTPEKASRFAEEDEKGQDLLTLDYPMSSDRTTARQNLLSGLLDDVAYNVARSVTDVALYEQGRVFLNEQPGKQPLELEHLAGVLTGSLQHSTWQDQKNEKVVDFYDLKGIVTTYLTEIGVENVAFHATDRHAAMHPGQTADLYQGNTYLGFIGQIHPRILQEAKLPTVFGFELNLEAIMQVAQGQVDYQPISRFPKITRDLALLVDDQISNQAVEDVITKAAGPYLVDTTVFDVYTGDSLPAGKKSLAYELTYQDRETTLKESTVNEDFDQVIKALEKQLQATVR, from the coding sequence ATGAAAGTGAATATGACTTGGTTAAACACCTACCTGGATAACCAACTCGATTTGGCCGGTGAAGCCGCCCAAGGCTTGGCCGAAACAATCGAACGCAACAGTGTCGAAGTCGACAGTGTTAGCACCCTGGCCGGTCAACAAGATGGTTTAGTGGTTGCCAAGGTTGAATCGACTCAGGGTCATCCCGATTCAGACCACTTAACGATTGCCCAGCTAGACATTGGCAATGGTCAAAAAGTTCAAATCGTGACCGGCGCGCCTAACATTGCGACCGGCCAGCTGGTGATTCTAGCCCAGGTCGGCGCCCATATTATTGACCGTGAGAGCGGTGACCTAGTAGAAATTAAGGCCGTTAACTTGCGTGGTCAGCAGTCGGCCGGCATGGTGGTGGCCTTACAAGAAATTGGCTTCACGAACCAAATTGCGCCCAAGGATTTTGAGGCCGGTATTTATGTCTTTGACCCAAAGTCCGGCGTCCAGCCCGGCGATGATGCCCTGGAAAAGCTGGGGATGTACGAACCCGTAATCGATACCGATTTGACGCCTAACCGGGCCGACCTGCTTTCAATGGTTGGTTCCGCCTATGAACTGGGTGCAATTCTGGACTTTAAAACAACCCTACCTAGTTTTACGTTAACCGAGCAGGATGATGTCCAGGCTACTGACCTAGTTGGTGCCCAGATTGACGAAGATGACCTTTTAAGTGATTACGGTTTGCGGGTTGTGACCGACGTGCAAGTTGGTGATTCGCCACTTTGGTTGCAGCGCCGCTTGTGGAATGCCGGTATCCGGCCCATTAACAACGTTGTTGATATGACCAACTACCTGATGTTGCTTTACGGACAGCCGCTCCATGCCTATGATTTGGACAAATTGCCTGACCAGAAGTTAACCGTTCGTCTTGCTAAAGAAGGTGAAAAGCTAACCACCTTAGATCAGGAAAACCGGGACTTGCGGCCGGGACAAGACATCGTAATTGCCAGTGCCGGCCAGCCACTGATGTTAGCCGGCGTGATGGGTGGTACGGCCGCTGAAGTGGACGGAAATACCCAGCGGATTGTGATTGAAAGTGCCCGCTTTAATCCAAGCCTGATTCGGGCCACGGCCCGGCGCCATAACCTGCACAGCCAGGCTGCTAGTCGCTTTGAACGCGGGATTAACCCGGACCAAATCTTTACTGTCTTGGACCACGCTGCTAGCTTGGCGGCTGAGCTTGGCCAGGGCCAGGTTGCAGCCGGTCAAGTCATTGGTGCTAAAACACCCTATCAGGCGCCAGAAATTTCAATTACTACCCAGCGGATTAACCAGATTCTGGGTACTGACTTGGCCACCAAGACGGTCGCCAATATTTTTGACCGCCTAAACCTGCCTTACCAGCTCGACCAAGATCAGTTCTTCGTGAAGGTACCTGGTCGGCGGACCGATTTGCGGATTCCAGCTGACCTGATCGAAGAGGTTGCCCGCCTAAACGGCTATGACAACCTGCCAGCGACCCTGCTGACCGGTGAAACTACGCCTGGCCAGTTAACCCACCGGCAGCGCCAAATTCGGGCCAGCCGACACATTATGGAGAGTCTCGGCTTAAACCAGGCCATCTCTTACGCCCTGACCACGCCGGAAAAGGCCAGTCGCTTTGCTGAGGAAGACGAAAAGGGTCAAGATCTGTTAACCCTAGACTATCCGATGAGTTCTGACCGGACCACGGCTCGGCAAAACTTGTTATCGGGTCTGTTAGACGACGTGGCCTACAATGTGGCCCGCTCAGTGACCGATGTCGCCCTTTATGAGCAGGGCCGGGTTTTCTTAAACGAGCAGCCAGGGAAACAACCACTTGAGCTGGAACACCTGGCCGGTGTCTTAACTGGATCCCTACAGCACTCAACCTGGCAGGACCAAAAAAACGAAAAGGTCGTGGACTTCTACGACCTGAAGGGGATTGTAACGACTTATCTGACCGAAATTGGGGTTGAAAACGTGGCGTTCCATGCCACTGACCGTCACGCAGCCATGCACCCCGGTCAGACCGCTGACCTTTACCAGGGCAATACTTACCTGGGCTTCATTGGCCAAATCCATCCCCGGATTTTGCAAGAGGCTAAGTTGCCAACGGTCTTTGGCTTTGAACTAAACCTAGAGGCGATCATGCAGGTGGCCCAGGGTCAGGTTGATTACCAGCCAATTTCGCGTTTTCCAAAGATTACCCGGGATCTGGCCCTCCTGGTTGATGACCAAATTAGTAACCAGGCCGTTGAGGATGTGATTACCAAGGCCGCTGGGCCATACCTAGTTGATACCACCGTCTTTGACGTTTATACTGGCGATTCCCTGCCGGCCGGTAAGAAATCACTGGCCTACGAACTGACTTACCAGGACCGGGAAACGACCTTGAAG
- the pheS gene encoding phenylalanine--tRNA ligase subunit alpha: MTLVDDLKALRQQAQEHIEDRNADLEQLRIEYLGRKGQLTKLLKGMKDVPAADRKTVGQVGNEVREFIANTLAERQKQKAAAELDRQLAAETIDVTLPGSSPIQGQTHVLQQIMDEIESHFLGMGFQVIDDPVDSPEVETDEYNFERENLPKDHPARDMQDTFYVTPEILLRTQTSPVQSRVLEKHDFSKGPLKMIAPGKVYRRDTDDATHSHQFHQVEGLVVGENVTMADLKGTLLSIMQELFGEKHQIRLRPSYFPFTEPSVEVDVSWDEVTPDTKPEDIRWIEVLGAGMTHPNVLKMDGVDPEKYSAFAFGLGPDRFAMLKYGVEDIRQFYLNDVRFLSQFNRKGN; this comes from the coding sequence ATGACCCTAGTTGATGATTTAAAGGCCCTGCGACAGCAGGCCCAGGAACATATTGAGGACCGCAATGCCGATTTGGAGCAGTTGCGGATTGAGTACTTAGGCCGCAAGGGCCAACTGACCAAGCTGCTGAAGGGGATGAAGGACGTACCGGCCGCTGACCGGAAGACGGTCGGCCAGGTGGGTAATGAAGTCCGTGAATTTATTGCCAATACTTTAGCCGAACGGCAAAAGCAGAAGGCTGCCGCTGAATTAGACCGCCAACTGGCGGCCGAAACGATTGACGTGACCCTGCCAGGTAGCAGCCCCATTCAGGGTCAAACCCATGTTTTACAGCAGATTATGGATGAAATCGAAAGCCATTTTCTGGGGATGGGCTTCCAGGTGATTGATGACCCGGTTGATTCGCCCGAGGTTGAGACCGACGAGTACAACTTTGAGCGGGAAAACCTGCCCAAGGATCACCCAGCCCGGGATATGCAGGATACCTTCTATGTGACGCCAGAAATCTTGCTTAGGACCCAGACCTCACCAGTTCAGTCCCGCGTCTTAGAAAAGCATGATTTTAGCAAGGGACCACTGAAAATGATTGCCCCCGGTAAGGTTTACCGGCGGGACACTGATGATGCCACCCACTCCCACCAGTTTCACCAGGTCGAGGGCCTGGTCGTAGGGGAGAACGTGACCATGGCTGACTTAAAGGGAACCCTGCTCAGTATCATGCAGGAACTCTTTGGTGAAAAGCACCAAATCCGTCTGCGGCCTTCCTACTTTCCCTTTACCGAGCCTTCAGTCGAGGTTGATGTTTCCTGGGATGAGGTGACCCCGGATACCAAGCCCGAAGACATCCGCTGGATTGAAGTTCTGGGGGCCGGAATGACCCACCCCAACGTTTTGAAGATGGATGGTGTCGACCCCGAAAAGTACTCGGCCTTTGCCTTTGGTCTGGGACCAGACCGCTTTGCCATGTTGAAATACGGGGTGGAAGACATTCGTCAGTTCTACTTAAATGACGTCCGCTTCCTGTCCCAATTTAACCGAAAGGGGAACTAA
- a CDS encoding phosphoglycerate dehydrogenase: MQKVLVYDGTAQVAIDYLKQNGFEVIINHESSDQDFLDHADVDGMILMMYPMTAELMKQMPNLKVIARHGVGYDTVDVAAAKADGIVVTNTPGANANAVAETAVAYALMAGRNFAASNRGITDPAEKKYAQTHVGTELSHKTVGILGFGHIGKRVNELLSGFGINSLVYARHDYDVPNGRMADLDEIFEKSDYVISTLPGVPATHHLVDAAAFKKMKSTTVLVNVGRGSVVDEAALVAALKDGEIASAGLDVVEQEPISPENPLLALPNTFVTPHVASASHEALESVGMAAAKQVVDVLQGKPAEFQVNR, translated from the coding sequence ATGCAAAAAGTATTAGTTTATGATGGCACCGCCCAGGTAGCCATCGATTATCTAAAGCAAAATGGTTTTGAAGTTATTATTAACCATGAAAGCAGTGACCAGGACTTCTTGGACCATGCTGATGTTGATGGCATGATTTTGATGATGTATCCGATGACCGCCGAATTGATGAAGCAGATGCCAAACCTGAAAGTGATTGCCCGGCACGGCGTGGGCTATGACACGGTTGATGTGGCGGCCGCCAAGGCCGACGGCATTGTAGTGACTAATACCCCGGGGGCCAACGCCAACGCCGTAGCAGAAACGGCCGTGGCTTACGCCCTGATGGCCGGCCGTAACTTTGCGGCATCTAACCGGGGTATTACTGACCCAGCCGAAAAGAAGTACGCCCAAACCCACGTTGGTACCGAGCTTTCCCATAAGACCGTGGGTATTCTTGGCTTTGGCCACATTGGTAAGCGGGTCAACGAACTCCTGTCAGGCTTTGGCATTAACTCCCTGGTCTATGCCCGCCATGATTACGATGTTCCCAATGGTCGGATGGCTGACTTGGATGAGATTTTTGAAAAGTCTGACTATGTGATTTCAACCCTGCCCGGGGTGCCAGCTACCCACCACTTAGTGGATGCGGCCGCCTTTAAAAAAATGAAGTCAACGACCGTCCTGGTTAACGTTGGCCGTGGATCTGTGGTCGATGAAGCCGCTCTAGTAGCGGCCCTAAAGGACGGCGAGATTGCCAGTGCCGGCCTGGATGTGGTTGAACAGGAGCCAATTTCACCTGAAAACCCACTGCTGGCCCTGCCCAATACCTTTGTCACCCCTCACGTGGCTTCAGCATCCCACGAAGCCTTGGAATCGGTCGGTATGGCTGCTGCTAAGCAGGTTGTGGACGTTTTGCAAGGTAAGCCAGCTGAATTCCAGGTCAACCGTTAA
- the pepF gene encoding oligoendopeptidase F, whose translation MAQITRDAVSPELTWDLASVFPDDEAWEAAFAKTSQAADQMADYQGTLGEDAEHLYQGLQADLALERQFEKVFVYAHQKYDQDTTNNRYSAYNSRVQSLYAQVAAATAFFQPEVLAIPQDKLQAYLATDQLKPYAHFFDVLLADRPHTLPADQEALLAGASDIFGASEQTFGALDNADIQFGQVIDDDGQAVTLTNGLYSIWLQSQNRNLRKNAFDTLYESYIDLQNTFASTLSSTVKGHNFMAKTRHYDSARQAAVVPNQIPETVYTTLTDSVDHHLDLLHRFVALRKRVLGLDDVHSYDLYVPLVTELDYPVTYEQAQEIALKALAPLGEDYLAIVKKAFNERWIDVVENKGKRTGAYSGGSYDTKPFILLNWQDTLNNVYTLVHEMGHSVHSYLTRHNQPYHYGDYPIFLAEIASTTNESLLTDYLLKNNDDPKLQAYVLNQYLDGFKGTVFRQTQFAEFEEWIHQQDADGEALTAEAMSDYYGELNQRFYGPDLFPDEQIAYEWSRIPHFYYNFYVYQYATGEAAATTLSDLIINHNGAEAYKTYLKAGSSANPLDVIQGAGVDMRKADYLNQAFSVFEERLDALEKLLVK comes from the coding sequence ATGGCACAGATTACCCGTGATGCGGTTTCACCAGAATTGACCTGGGATTTAGCGTCGGTCTTTCCAGACGACGAGGCCTGGGAAGCGGCCTTTGCTAAAACCAGTCAGGCAGCCGACCAAATGGCTGACTACCAGGGAACTTTGGGGGAAGACGCCGAGCACCTTTACCAGGGTTTGCAGGCTGACTTAGCCTTGGAACGTCAGTTTGAAAAGGTCTTTGTTTACGCCCACCAGAAATATGACCAGGACACGACTAATAATCGTTATTCGGCCTACAACAGCCGGGTACAAAGTCTCTACGCTCAGGTAGCGGCGGCGACCGCCTTCTTCCAGCCGGAAGTCTTGGCCATCCCCCAGGACAAGTTGCAAGCCTACTTGGCAACGGATCAACTGAAACCCTACGCCCATTTCTTTGATGTACTCCTAGCGGATCGGCCCCACACCCTGCCGGCCGACCAGGAGGCCCTGCTGGCAGGGGCCAGTGATATTTTCGGTGCCTCAGAACAAACCTTTGGTGCTTTGGATAACGCCGATATCCAGTTTGGCCAGGTCATCGATGACGACGGTCAGGCGGTAACTTTGACCAATGGACTCTACTCAATCTGGTTGCAGTCACAGAACCGTAACCTCCGTAAGAATGCCTTTGACACCCTCTACGAGAGTTACATTGACCTACAAAACACCTTTGCCTCGACTTTGTCATCAACGGTCAAGGGCCACAACTTCATGGCCAAGACCCGCCACTATGACAGTGCCCGGCAGGCGGCCGTGGTACCCAATCAAATTCCAGAAACGGTCTATACCACGTTAACCGACAGCGTTGATCACCACTTGGACCTCTTGCACCGCTTTGTCGCCCTGCGTAAGCGGGTGCTTGGTTTGGATGACGTTCACTCCTATGATTTGTACGTGCCCCTGGTGACGGAGCTAGACTATCCAGTCACCTACGAGCAGGCCCAAGAAATTGCCCTGAAAGCCCTGGCACCCTTGGGTGAAGATTACTTGGCCATTGTCAAAAAGGCCTTCAATGAGCGCTGGATTGATGTGGTTGAAAACAAGGGTAAGCGGACCGGGGCCTATTCGGGCGGTTCTTACGATACCAAGCCCTTTATCTTGTTGAACTGGCAAGACACCCTAAACAATGTCTACACCCTGGTTCACGAGATGGGCCACTCGGTGCATTCCTACCTGACCCGGCATAATCAGCCCTACCACTATGGTGATTACCCCATCTTCTTGGCTGAGATTGCTTCAACTACTAATGAAAGTTTGCTAACGGATTATTTGTTAAAGAACAACGATGACCCTAAGTTACAGGCTTACGTGCTGAACCAGTACCTGGACGGTTTTAAGGGCACGGTCTTCCGCCAGACCCAGTTCGCTGAATTTGAAGAGTGGATCCACCAGCAAGACGCCGATGGCGAGGCCTTAACGGCCGAGGCGATGAGCGATTACTATGGTGAGTTGAACCAGCGCTTTTACGGACCGGACCTTTTCCCCGATGAGCAAATTGCCTACGAATGGTCCCGGATTCCACATTTCTACTATAATTTCTACGTTTACCAGTACGCCACCGGTGAAGCGGCCGCTACGACCCTGTCGGATTTGATTATTAACCATAATGGGGCCGAGGCCTACAAGACCTACCTGAAGGCCGGTTCTTCGGCTAACCCACTCGACGTTATTCAGGGGGCTGGGGTGGACATGCGCAAGGCTGATTACCTTAACCAGGCCTTTAGCGTCTTTGAAGAGCGCTTGGACGCTTTGGAAAAGTTGTTAGTAAAATAA
- a CDS encoding competence protein CoiA family protein — MLIAINSQQEYAPARLAQVGDHYRCPACQQPVQLRQGTVIQSYFAHQAGTSCHAFSEGESQTHLAGKVQLFRYLSQWGTVTLEPVLPSINQRPDLLLCRGQQRLAVEYQCSPITNPRLTERNRGYARAGIEVIWILGPRYFQKQLRTRTVLRFLHQDQLTFYLPDRQVFVHRGGFEKADFQRLRFSQVVNQQPFTVVDQLPLIRLNIDRQRQKIALQLLQGRVNPRLVNYLYQEGRRLTQVPNWVLMGRSFGLKVANWHFRLVVLLWLERLGTGAGFQIDDLQQVLQSYFWPGFTAVEAVITGLLQELVGLKYLVLEEGRYRIKKLPAWQQ; from the coding sequence GTGCTGATTGCCATTAATTCACAACAGGAATACGCGCCGGCCCGTCTGGCACAGGTCGGCGACCATTACCGCTGTCCGGCCTGCCAGCAGCCGGTCCAATTGCGGCAGGGAACTGTCATCCAGTCCTACTTTGCCCACCAGGCAGGGACCAGCTGCCACGCTTTTAGTGAAGGGGAGAGTCAGACCCACCTGGCCGGCAAGGTCCAGCTTTTCCGCTATCTTAGCCAATGGGGGACGGTGACCCTAGAACCGGTCTTACCATCGATTAACCAACGGCCGGATTTGTTGCTTTGTCGCGGGCAGCAACGGCTGGCGGTGGAATACCAGTGCAGCCCGATTACTAATCCCAGGTTAACTGAGCGTAACCGCGGCTACGCCCGGGCAGGGATCGAGGTCATCTGGATTTTGGGGCCGCGCTACTTTCAAAAACAGTTACGCACCCGGACGGTGCTCCGCTTTTTGCACCAGGATCAGTTGACCTTTTATCTGCCAGACCGCCAGGTCTTTGTCCACCGCGGTGGCTTTGAAAAAGCTGACTTTCAAAGGTTGCGATTCAGTCAGGTGGTTAACCAGCAGCCCTTCACGGTTGTTGATCAACTGCCGCTAATCCGATTAAATATCGACCGGCAACGGCAAAAGATTGCCCTCCAACTCCTCCAGGGAAGGGTGAATCCCCGTTTGGTTAACTACCTTTACCAAGAGGGCCGGCGCCTAACCCAGGTGCCTAACTGGGTACTGATGGGTCGTAGCTTTGGCCTAAAAGTAGCCAACTGGCATTTTCGCCTAGTCGTTCTCCTTTGGTTAGAGCGGCTGGGAACGGGCGCGGGCTTTCAAATTGATGACTTGCAGCAAGTTTTACAGTCCTATTTTTGGCCGGGCTTTACTGCAGTTGAAGCGGTAATTACCGGGCTGTTGCAGGAGTTGGTGGGCCTTAAGTACTTGGTGCTAGAAGAGGGGCGCTACCGGATTAAAAAGCTGCCAGCTTGGCAGCAATAA
- a CDS encoding ABC transporter substrate-binding protein/permease, which yields MVKQQVKFVWAALILVLGLGFLVEAHNVQAAEPNYVISTDATYPPFDFQDKNGEYVGIDQDILKEVAKREGFTYTLKPMSFDSAAQMVANGQADGIIAGMAVTKERESVYDHSVPYYGTGVAWIVKDGSKIKSLSDLKGKTVALKTGTAASEYGKSLQDKYGFKVKYFSDTNTMYNDVANGNSAATFEDMPVIQYAIKNGLKLKVMNANHLGNAGSYAFFVKKGQNQELLAAFNRGFESIKKDGTYDKIVAKYLGAKQSTFVGDAKSNDTTWGILKSNKQAFLNGLYMTLVLTVLAIILASAWGIILGIMGVSQNRVIRGLSTGIIYIFRGLPLMVLAFFIYIGLPGVLGAKIPAFTAGLLTLILNEGAYTGAFVRGGFEAVNRGQMEAARSLGLPYGLSMRKVVMPQGLKIMVPSFINQFIITLKDTSILSAIGIMELTQTGTLIVARNSQGFRVWAIVAVIYLIVITLLTLLSNWVEKKMK from the coding sequence ATGGTAAAACAACAGGTAAAATTCGTTTGGGCGGCCCTGATTTTAGTCCTGGGTTTGGGCTTTTTGGTCGAGGCGCACAATGTCCAGGCGGCCGAACCCAACTACGTGATTTCAACGGACGCGACTTATCCACCCTTTGATTTTCAGGATAAAAACGGTGAATATGTTGGGATTGACCAGGATATCTTAAAGGAAGTCGCCAAGCGCGAAGGCTTCACCTACACTTTAAAGCCCATGAGCTTTGATTCGGCCGCCCAGATGGTAGCCAACGGTCAAGCGGACGGGATTATCGCTGGAATGGCGGTGACCAAGGAACGTGAAAGCGTCTATGACCACTCGGTGCCTTACTACGGTACCGGGGTGGCCTGGATTGTCAAAGATGGCAGTAAGATCAAGTCCCTCAGTGATTTAAAGGGTAAAACCGTCGCCCTGAAAACTGGCACCGCGGCCTCAGAGTATGGTAAGTCCCTGCAGGACAAGTACGGCTTTAAGGTCAAGTACTTTAGTGATACCAACACTATGTACAATGACGTAGCCAATGGTAACTCGGCGGCGACCTTTGAAGACATGCCCGTTATCCAGTACGCCATTAAAAACGGGCTCAAGTTAAAGGTTATGAACGCCAACCACTTGGGTAACGCTGGTTCTTACGCCTTCTTTGTTAAGAAGGGGCAGAACCAGGAACTCCTGGCTGCTTTCAACCGCGGCTTTGAATCCATCAAAAAAGATGGTACCTACGACAAGATTGTGGCCAAGTACTTAGGTGCTAAGCAGTCAACCTTTGTCGGTGATGCCAAGAGCAATGACACAACCTGGGGTATTTTGAAATCCAACAAGCAGGCTTTCTTAAACGGTCTCTACATGACCTTAGTCCTGACGGTCTTGGCCATTATCCTCGCTTCTGCCTGGGGAATCATTTTGGGCATCATGGGCGTTAGTCAAAACCGCGTGATTCGTGGCCTTTCAACCGGCATTATTTACATCTTCCGGGGACTGCCACTGATGGTGCTGGCCTTCTTTATCTACATTGGCCTGCCCGGGGTGTTGGGTGCTAAGATTCCAGCCTTTACAGCTGGCTTGCTGACCCTGATTTTAAATGAAGGCGCCTACACCGGGGCCTTTGTCCGCGGTGGTTTTGAAGCCGTGAACCGGGGACAGATGGAAGCCGCCCGGAGCCTGGGCCTGCCTTACGGCCTGTCGATGCGCAAGGTCGTGATGCCGCAGGGACTTAAGATTATGGTGCCTAGTTTCATTAACCAGTTCATCATTACCTTGAAGGATACCTCCATCCTGTCCGCCATCGGTATTATGGAACTGACCCAGACTGGAACGCTGATTGTCGCCCGGAATTCACAAGGATTCAGGGTTTGGGCAATAGTGGCGGTTATCTACTTGATTGTGATTACCCTGCTGACCCTGCTCAGTAACTGGGTTGAAAAGAAAATGAAGTAA
- a CDS encoding amino acid ABC transporter ATP-binding protein, with amino-acid sequence MSDSKQNVKVHVDKVNKSYGSNHVLRDISLDVNANEVVVMIGPSGSGKSTFLRMLNQLETQDTGTIIVDGFDVTDKKTDINKVRENIGMVFQNFNLFNNYTVIENITLAPTQLGKMDKAAAEKRAKELLDTVGLADKANVSVNSLSGGQKQRVAIARALAMNPDIMLFDEPTSALDPEMVGDVLDVMKNLAKSGMTMIIVTHEMGFAKQVADRVVFFESGKIQESGAPEQIFNAPKNARLQEFLSKVMQA; translated from the coding sequence ATGAGTGATAGCAAGCAAAATGTCAAAGTCCATGTTGACAAGGTAAACAAGTCATATGGAAGCAACCACGTCTTGCGGGACATCTCACTGGACGTCAACGCCAACGAAGTGGTGGTCATGATTGGCCCTTCTGGTTCTGGTAAGTCGACTTTCTTGCGGATGCTTAACCAGTTAGAGACCCAGGATACGGGTACGATTATCGTTGATGGCTTTGACGTAACCGACAAGAAGACCGACATTAACAAGGTCCGGGAAAACATCGGCATGGTTTTCCAAAACTTCAATCTCTTTAACAACTACACGGTGATTGAAAACATTACCTTAGCCCCTACCCAGCTGGGTAAGATGGACAAGGCCGCCGCTGAGAAGCGGGCCAAGGAACTCTTGGACACGGTTGGATTGGCTGATAAGGCGAACGTTTCCGTTAACTCTCTGTCTGGTGGACAAAAGCAACGAGTTGCCATTGCCCGGGCCCTGGCCATGAATCCCGATATCATGCTCTTTGATGAGCCAACGTCAGCTCTCGATCCAGAAATGGTTGGGGATGTCTTGGACGTCATGAAGAACCTGGCTAAGTCCGGGATGACCATGATTATCGTGACCCACGAAATGGGCTTTGCCAAGCAGGTTGCTGACCGGGTTGTCTTCTTTGAATCTGGTAAGATTCAAGAATCAGGCGCACCGGAACAAATCTTTAACGCACCAAAGAACGCCCGTCTACAGGAGTTCTTGAGTAAGGTGATGCAGGCTTAA